A window of Clostridium sp. 'White wine YQ' contains these coding sequences:
- the cbiM gene encoding cobalt transporter CbiM has translation MHIPDNYLSPSTCATFGAAMIPIWRRASIKIKKEVTRQKMPLLGVSAAFSFLTMMFNIPLPGGTTGHAVGGALAAILLGPYSAVIAVTISLVIQALFFGDGGVLALGVNCFNMAFIMPFTAYYIFNFIKKVVPGKKAEYIGALASGYISVNFAALFAAIEFGVQPLLFKDGSGLPLYSPYGLNVSIPAMIIPHLLVVGVLEAIITAGVYGYVRKVSPEVIYKGSVSKIRGIFIIALVIILATPLGLLASGTAWGEWDTSEISKTLGFTPKGMEQGVNFNAPMQGYGVSGIKENIGYILSAIAGVILIIILFKIISKINLKKRTKGEE, from the coding sequence GTGCATATACCGGATAATTATTTAAGTCCATCAACTTGTGCTACATTTGGTGCAGCAATGATTCCAATTTGGAGAAGGGCGAGCATTAAGATTAAAAAAGAAGTAACAAGACAAAAAATGCCTTTACTTGGGGTTTCGGCAGCCTTTTCATTTTTGACTATGATGTTTAATATACCTCTTCCAGGTGGGACGACTGGACATGCAGTTGGTGGAGCTTTGGCAGCTATATTACTTGGTCCATATAGTGCTGTAATAGCTGTAACTATTTCACTTGTAATTCAGGCATTGTTCTTTGGAGATGGAGGGGTGCTGGCTCTAGGTGTGAATTGTTTTAATATGGCATTTATAATGCCATTTACAGCATATTATATTTTTAATTTTATAAAAAAAGTAGTTCCCGGAAAGAAAGCAGAGTATATTGGAGCTCTAGCTAGTGGATATATATCAGTGAATTTTGCAGCTTTATTTGCAGCAATAGAATTCGGAGTACAACCTCTTTTATTTAAAGATGGAAGTGGATTGCCTTTATATAGTCCCTATGGATTAAATGTTTCTATACCAGCTATGATAATTCCTCATTTATTAGTGGTTGGGGTTTTGGAAGCAATAATTACAGCTGGTGTGTATGGTTATGTGAGAAAAGTTTCTCCAGAAGTAATATACAAGGGTAGCGTTAGTAAGATAAGAGGGATATTTATAATAGCGTTAGTGATTATTTTAGCAACCCCTTTAGGATTATTAGCATCTGGAACTGCTTGGGGAGAATGGGATACAAGCGAGATAAGCAAGACACTAGGTTTTACACCAAAAGGGATGGAACAAGGAGTTAATTTTAATGCACCTATGCAAGGCTATGGTGTAAGTGGAATAAAAGAAAATATAGGGTATATATTATCAGCTATAGCTGGGGTAATACTAATCATAATTCTATTTAAGATTATTTCCAAAATAAATTTAAAAAAACGCACGAAAGGTGAAGAATGA
- a CDS encoding energy-coupling factor transporter transmembrane component T, which yields MIEEWLLVKDSYVPKDEKNSYIEKSIFSIIRIIAIIRQNKNRDEIIYSINPTIKVIASILSVILISITRSFIFLSIFDIYLLLTLFLMDSKERKRILLSSMVFPIITLVALIPSMLYGNIYNSLLLCQKIVTTIVIMNLLSHNTKWSEISKSLKLLFVPDIFIWILEITIKYIVLLGEYSINLLYAFKLRSVGINNDKYNSISKIIGNLFLKSYKMSEEMSYAMECRGFIGEYKTPIKFNLGKFDYIYIIINILLFTIFIFEFIAS from the coding sequence ATGATAGAAGAATGGCTTTTAGTAAAAGATAGTTACGTACCAAAAGATGAAAAAAATTCATATATAGAAAAAAGTATTTTCTCCATAATTAGGATTATAGCTATAATAAGACAAAATAAGAATAGAGATGAAATTATTTATTCAATAAATCCTACAATTAAGGTTATTGCCTCAATATTAAGTGTAATTTTGATATCAATAACAAGAAGTTTTATTTTTTTATCTATATTTGATATATATTTATTACTAACTCTTTTTCTTATGGATAGTAAAGAAAGAAAAAGAATATTACTATCAAGTATGGTTTTCCCAATTATAACTTTAGTTGCATTAATACCATCTATGTTATATGGAAACATATATAATAGTTTATTACTTTGCCAAAAGATTGTAACAACAATAGTCATAATGAATTTACTGTCTCATAATACTAAATGGAGTGAAATTAGTAAGTCACTAAAATTATTATTTGTACCAGATATATTTATATGGATATTAGAGATAACAATTAAATATATTGTACTTCTAGGTGAGTATTCAATAAACTTACTATATGCGTTTAAACTTAGATCAGTTGGAATTAATAATGATAAATATAATTCCATTTCAAAAATTATTGGGAATCTATTTCTTAAATCTTATAAGATGAGTGAAGAAATGTCCTATGCTATGGAATGCAGAGGTTTCATAGGGGAGTATAAAACACCAATAAAATTTAACTTGGGAAAATTTGATTATATCTATATAATAATAAATATATTATTATTTACTATTTTTATATTTGAATTTATAGCAAGTTAA
- a CDS encoding energy-coupling factor ABC transporter ATP-binding protein: MIKLEHASFTYKSKQALEDINIHIKEGEAIAIIGPNGSGKSTFLKLLNGIISPSEGKYIFDGTEINENKLKDNKFLKLFHKRVGFVFQNSDTQLFCSTVFEEIAFGPIQMGLREDEINKRVNDCLKMLNIEKIKDEHPYNLSGGEKKRVAIASVLALNPEVLTLDEPMSGIDPKGKRFLRDLLIALNKSGKTILCATHDFQYVDGVFERAIVFSENHKIIRDDKYYNIIEDEEFLKEYNII, translated from the coding sequence ATGATAAAACTAGAGCATGCTTCATTTACTTACAAAAGTAAACAAGCTCTTGAGGATATTAACATTCATATAAAAGAAGGAGAAGCAATAGCAATTATAGGTCCGAACGGAAGTGGAAAATCAACTTTTTTGAAGTTATTGAATGGAATTATATCTCCAAGTGAAGGTAAGTATATTTTTGATGGAACTGAAATTAATGAAAATAAATTAAAAGATAATAAATTTTTGAAGTTATTTCATAAAAGAGTTGGATTCGTTTTTCAAAATTCAGATACTCAGCTTTTTTGCTCAACAGTATTTGAAGAAATAGCCTTTGGCCCCATTCAAATGGGATTAAGAGAAGATGAAATAAATAAGAGAGTTAATGATTGTCTTAAAATGCTTAATATTGAAAAAATAAAAGATGAGCACCCATATAATTTAAGCGGTGGAGAGAAAAAAAGAGTTGCAATTGCTAGTGTTTTGGCCTTAAACCCAGAAGTATTAACATTAGATGAGCCTATGAGTGGAATAGATCCCAAAGGTAAAAGATTCCTAAGAGATTTATTGATTGCACTAAATAAGAGTGGAAAAACGATACTTTGTGCAACTCACGACTTTCAATATGTTGATGGAGTGTTTGAAAGAGCAATTGTATTTTCAGAGAATCATAAAATTATAAGAGATGATAAATATTATAACATTATAGAGGATGAAGAATTTTTAAAGGAATATAACATAATATAG
- the metA gene encoding homoserine O-acetyltransferase MetA: protein MPLKIPSDLPAFNILRDENIFVMSNLRAETQQIRPLKIAIFNLMPTKISTENQLLRHLANTPLQVEIKLIQTKTYTSSHTSSQHLDKFYNYFEDIKDEKFDGLIITGAPIEHLSFEEVDYWDELTEIMEWSKHNVYSTLHICWGAQAGLYYHYSIPKYKLKEKAFGVFSHKICVKNHELLRGVDDVFYAPHSRHTEVLREDIEKVCDLQILAESDEAGVFIVTSKSGRDVFITGHLEYDRTTLQDEYERDLSKGLNIKIPENYFPHNDPSKTPYVTWRSAANIIFSNWLNYFVYQNTPYNLNELD from the coding sequence ATGCCATTAAAAATTCCTAGTGATTTGCCTGCTTTCAATATCTTAAGAGATGAAAATATTTTTGTAATGAGTAATTTAAGAGCTGAAACACAACAAATAAGGCCTCTTAAAATTGCTATTTTCAATCTAATGCCTACAAAGATTTCAACTGAAAATCAGTTGCTTAGGCATTTAGCAAATACTCCACTGCAGGTCGAAATTAAATTAATCCAAACTAAAACATACACCTCGTCTCACACATCTTCACAGCACTTAGATAAGTTTTATAATTATTTCGAAGATATAAAAGACGAAAAATTTGATGGATTAATTATTACAGGGGCTCCTATTGAGCATCTTTCTTTCGAAGAAGTGGATTATTGGGATGAACTTACAGAAATAATGGAATGGAGCAAACATAATGTTTACTCTACTCTTCATATTTGTTGGGGGGCACAAGCAGGTCTGTATTATCATTATAGTATTCCAAAATACAAGCTTAAGGAAAAAGCATTTGGGGTTTTTTCACATAAAATATGCGTTAAAAACCACGAGTTATTGCGTGGTGTAGACGACGTCTTTTATGCTCCTCATTCAAGACATACTGAGGTATTAAGAGAAGATATTGAAAAGGTTTGTGATTTGCAAATATTAGCCGAATCTGATGAGGCTGGAGTCTTTATAGTAACTTCAAAATCAGGAAGAGATGTTTTTATTACTGGTCATTTAGAGTATGATAGAACTACCTTACAAGATGAATATGAAAGAGATTTATCTAAAGGTCTTAATATTAAAATACCAGAAAACTATTTTCCTCATAATGATCCATCCAAAACACCTTATGTAACTTGGAGATCTGCCGCTAATATTATATTCTCAAATTGGCTAAATTATTTTGTTTATCAAAATACGCCTTATAATTTAAATGAATTAGACTAA
- the larB gene encoding nickel pincer cofactor biosynthesis protein LarB produces MDKEDIKELLESVKNNKIDVEEALGKLEDLPFKELGFAKIDNHRELRVGYPEVIYCEGKTVEQVRDIVKFMLTKDNNILGTRASYEMYLAVKELCNEAEYNSLGRTITIKKKKQDVADSYIAIVSAGTSDLPVVEEAVETAKILGNRVEKITDVGVAGIHRLFSRLDIIRGAKVVIVVAGMEGALASVIGGLVNKPVIAVPTSVGYGANFGGLSALLSMLNSCASGVSVVNIDNGFGAAYNASIINKL; encoded by the coding sequence ATGGATAAAGAAGATATAAAGGAATTATTGGAATCAGTAAAAAATAATAAAATAGATGTAGAAGAGGCACTAGGAAAGCTTGAGGACTTACCATTTAAGGAGTTAGGCTTTGCAAAGATAGATAATCATAGAGAGCTTAGGGTAGGTTATCCAGAAGTCATATATTGTGAGGGTAAAACTGTAGAACAAGTAAGAGATATAGTAAAGTTTATGCTAACAAAAGATAACAATATATTAGGAACTAGAGCTTCATATGAGATGTACTTGGCAGTAAAAGAACTATGTAATGAGGCAGAGTATAACTCTCTAGGTAGAACAATAACTATTAAAAAGAAGAAACAAGATGTTGCTGATAGTTATATTGCTATAGTTTCAGCAGGAACATCAGATTTACCTGTAGTAGAAGAGGCTGTAGAAACAGCTAAAATACTTGGAAATAGAGTGGAAAAAATTACTGATGTAGGAGTTGCAGGGATTCATAGGCTTTTTTCTAGATTAGATATAATCAGAGGCGCAAAGGTAGTAATAGTAGTTGCAGGAATGGAAGGGGCTCTAGCCAGTGTAATAGGCGGCCTTGTAAATAAACCAGTTATTGCAGTTCCTACAAGTGTTGGCTATGGAGCAAACTTTGGTGGGCTTTCCGCACTTTTATCAATGCTAAATAGCTGTGCCAGCGGTGTGAGTGTAGTTAATATTGACAATGGATTTGGAGCAGCTTATAATGCTAGCATCATCAATAAATTGTAA
- the larC gene encoding nickel pincer cofactor biosynthesis protein LarC, producing MRVLYYDCFCGISGDMNLAALIDLGVPREYLIKEISKLGLDSEYEIKFETSAKKGITGTRVDVILKNEHTHHEHSEEQHNHSHIHDHSHGHIHGHNHENINKIDHEHQHRNLKDIEEIINSSTLDDNIKKMSIEMFMKVAVAEAKVHGKSLNEVHFHEVGATDSIVDIVGAAIAIDYLKVDKIMASTVQVGGGFVKCAHGLMPVPAPATAEILKNIPMNTGIVQFETTTPTGAAILSANVKEFTDKIDFSIEKIGYGIGHRDLDIPNILRVYIGVKEEHEEIQEQYIIETNIDDMNPELYGYIEEKLFEIGALDVYKTPIFMKKGRPAIKLSILVNNNCEKEVLDVIFKESTSIGVRKYKVEKIMLTREFSKVKTKYGEVTIKSSFYKGELVKYKAEYEDCRNIAIENNIPIEKVYKEVNKTLQENVNG from the coding sequence ATGAGAGTATTATACTATGATTGTTTTTGCGGAATAAGCGGAGATATGAATTTAGCTGCTTTGATAGATTTAGGAGTTCCAAGAGAATATTTAATTAAAGAAATTTCAAAATTAGGGTTGGATTCAGAATATGAAATAAAATTTGAAACTTCGGCGAAAAAAGGAATAACGGGAACAAGAGTTGATGTAATACTTAAAAATGAACATACACATCATGAGCACTCAGAAGAACAGCATAATCACAGTCATATTCATGACCATAGTCATGGGCATATACATGGTCACAACCATGAAAATATTAATAAAATAGATCATGAACACCAACATAGAAATTTAAAAGATATTGAAGAAATAATTAACTCTAGTACCCTAGATGATAATATTAAAAAAATGAGTATAGAAATGTTTATGAAAGTAGCAGTAGCTGAAGCTAAAGTTCATGGGAAATCGCTTAATGAAGTACATTTTCACGAGGTGGGGGCCACTGATTCAATAGTAGATATTGTAGGAGCGGCTATAGCTATAGACTATTTAAAAGTAGATAAGATAATGGCATCTACTGTTCAAGTAGGTGGTGGATTTGTTAAATGTGCACATGGTTTAATGCCAGTACCTGCACCAGCAACAGCAGAAATACTAAAAAATATTCCAATGAATACAGGAATAGTGCAATTTGAGACAACTACCCCAACTGGAGCAGCAATTTTATCAGCTAACGTTAAAGAATTTACTGATAAAATAGATTTTTCAATAGAGAAAATTGGGTACGGCATTGGCCATAGAGACTTAGATATACCCAATATATTAAGAGTTTATATAGGGGTAAAAGAAGAACATGAAGAAATACAGGAACAATATATCATAGAAACAAATATTGATGATATGAATCCAGAATTATATGGATATATTGAGGAAAAACTTTTTGAAATAGGAGCTTTAGATGTTTATAAAACACCTATATTTATGAAAAAGGGAAGACCAGCTATAAAGTTAAGTATATTAGTTAATAATAACTGCGAAAAAGAAGTACTAGATGTAATTTTTAAAGAAAGTACTTCCATAGGAGTAAGAAAATATAAGGTTGAAAAAATAATGCTAACCAGAGAATTTTCTAAAGTTAAAACTAAATATGGAGAGGTAACTATTAAAAGCTCTTTTTATAAAGGTGAATTGGTTAAGTATAAGGCAGAATATGAAGATTGCAGAAATATAGCAATAGAAAATAATATACCAATAGAAAAAGTTTATAAAGAAGTTAATAAAACACTTCAGGAGAATGTCAATGGATAA
- the eno gene encoding phosphopyruvate hydratase → MKQYVEIVDVIGRQILDSRSFPTVEVEVVLEDGTTGRAAVPSGASTGIYEAVELRDGEKALYNGKGVLKAVENVNEEIATELIGMNVFDQTYIDKVLIQLDGTENKGKLGANAILGVSLAVAQAAANYLGLSLYQYIGGVNAKVLPVPMMNIINGGSHADNSVDLQEFMIMPVGAATFSDAVRISSEVYHALKSTLNEKNYSTGVGDEGGFAPNLKSNEEAITVILEAIQKAGYEAGKDVFIAIDAASSEFYKDGKYELKHEGKTLTAAELVDFYANWVEKYPIISIEDGVAEEDWEGWKILTDRLGGKIQLVGDDLFVTNTSRLNTGIQKGVANSILIKLNQIGTLTETLNAIEMANRAGYTAVVSHRSGETEDTTIADLVVAVNAGQIKTGAPCRSERVAKYNQLLRIEEELGDVAEYRGIDAFFNIKKQ, encoded by the coding sequence ATGAAACAATATGTAGAAATTGTTGACGTAATAGGAAGACAAATATTAGATTCAAGAAGTTTTCCAACAGTAGAAGTTGAGGTAGTACTTGAAGATGGAACTACTGGTAGAGCAGCTGTACCATCAGGAGCTTCAACAGGAATTTATGAAGCCGTAGAATTAAGGGACGGTGAAAAAGCTCTATATAATGGAAAAGGAGTACTTAAAGCAGTTGAAAATGTAAATGAAGAAATAGCAACAGAACTAATTGGAATGAATGTTTTTGATCAAACTTACATCGACAAGGTATTAATTCAATTAGATGGAACTGAAAATAAAGGTAAACTAGGTGCTAATGCAATACTTGGAGTTTCACTTGCAGTAGCTCAAGCAGCAGCTAATTATTTAGGTCTTTCACTTTATCAGTATATCGGAGGAGTAAATGCAAAAGTTCTTCCAGTTCCTATGATGAACATAATTAATGGAGGTTCACATGCTGATAATTCAGTTGATTTACAAGAATTTATGATTATGCCTGTTGGTGCAGCAACATTTAGTGATGCTGTAAGAATTTCTTCAGAAGTATACCATGCATTAAAGTCAACTTTAAATGAAAAAAATTACTCAACTGGAGTTGGTGATGAAGGTGGATTTGCACCAAATCTTAAGAGTAATGAAGAAGCAATCACAGTAATATTAGAAGCAATACAAAAAGCTGGATATGAAGCAGGTAAAGATGTATTTATTGCAATTGATGCTGCATCTTCAGAATTCTATAAAGATGGTAAGTATGAATTAAAACATGAAGGAAAAACATTAACTGCAGCAGAATTAGTTGATTTCTATGCAAATTGGGTTGAAAAATATCCAATAATCTCAATAGAAGATGGTGTTGCAGAAGAAGATTGGGAAGGTTGGAAGATACTTACTGATAGATTAGGTGGAAAAATTCAATTAGTTGGTGATGATTTATTTGTTACAAATACAAGTAGATTAAATACTGGAATTCAAAAGGGAGTTGCAAACTCAATTCTTATAAAACTTAACCAAATTGGTACATTAACAGAAACACTTAATGCTATTGAAATGGCTAATAGAGCAGGATATACAGCTGTTGTATCTCATAGAAGTGGAGAAACAGAAGACACTACTATTGCTGATTTAGTTGTTGCTGTAAATGCAGGTCAAATTAAGACCGGTGCACCTTGCAGATCTGAAAGAGTTGCTAAGTATAATCAATTACTTAGAATAGAAGAAGAATTAGGAGATGTTGCAGAATATAGAGGAATAGATGCTTTCTTCAATATAAAGAAGCAATAG
- a CDS encoding aldo/keto reductase has protein sequence MKQINLGNSGLMASEIVLGCMRIDKFSVDEVKDLINTAVECGIDFFDHADIYGGGKSEELFGEALTPALRDKIKIQTKCSIRKGFYDFSKEHILSSVDASLKRLKTDYVDTLLLHRPDTLMEPEEVAEAFNELYKSGKVKSFGVSNHNPMQIELLQKYTEHKLIINQLQLSITNTGMIDSGINVNTKFPGAIDRDGSVLEYSRLKDITIQAWSPFQYGFFEGVFLNNDKFPELNKVLDKIAAEKNISTSALAVAWILRHPAKIQTIVGTTNKDRLRDICTASDVLLTREEWYEIYRAAGNELP, from the coding sequence ATGAAACAAATTAATTTGGGTAATAGTGGACTTATGGCATCGGAAATAGTATTAGGTTGTATGAGAATAGATAAATTTTCAGTAGATGAAGTTAAAGATCTTATTAATACTGCTGTTGAATGTGGGATTGATTTCTTTGATCATGCTGATATTTATGGAGGAGGAAAGAGTGAAGAACTTTTTGGTGAGGCACTTACTCCAGCTCTAAGAGATAAAATAAAGATTCAAACAAAGTGCAGTATTAGAAAAGGATTTTATGATTTTTCAAAGGAACATATTTTATCATCAGTAGATGCAAGTTTAAAACGTCTAAAAACTGATTATGTTGATACATTACTACTTCATAGACCAGATACATTAATGGAACCAGAAGAAGTAGCAGAAGCTTTTAATGAATTATATAAGAGCGGAAAAGTAAAAAGCTTTGGCGTAAGTAACCATAATCCAATGCAAATAGAATTACTTCAAAAATATACAGAGCACAAACTTATAATAAATCAATTACAACTTAGTATTACTAACACTGGAATGATTGATTCTGGAATTAATGTAAATACAAAATTCCCAGGAGCAATAGATCGTGATGGAAGTGTTCTTGAGTATTCTAGATTAAAGGATATTACAATTCAAGCTTGGTCACCATTCCAATATGGATTCTTTGAAGGTGTTTTCTTAAACAATGATAAGTTCCCTGAACTAAATAAAGTATTAGATAAGATCGCTGCAGAAAAGAATATATCAACTTCTGCACTAGCAGTTGCGTGGATTTTAAGACATCCAGCAAAAATTCAAACAATTGTTGGAACAACTAATAAAGATAGATTAAGAGATATATGCACCGCTTCGGATGTTTTATTAACAAGAGAAGAATGGTATGAAATTTATAGAGCAGCAGGTAATGAACTACCATAA
- a CDS encoding aldo/keto reductase, whose translation MLYRTYGKTNEKVSELGFGCMRLPIINGDSTKIDEEKATEMIRHAIDNGVNYIDTAFPYHGTGMGNGGESEPFVGRALKDGYREKVNLATKLPSWLIKTREDMDKYLNAQLERLQTDRIDFYLVHALNEGVWENLKKLGIDEFLDSAIKDGRIRYAGFSFHDKLEVFKGIVDYYDWSFCQIQYNYLDENYQAGKEGLQYAASKGLGVAIMEPLRGGKIVKNLPEEAMKAFDEYEVKRSPAEWALRWVWNHPEVSVVLSGMNDMDNINENIRTASDAAPNSLSEKELEIMDKVKNVYKERVKVNCTACEYCMPCPKGVNIPKNFTYYNEYSLFVTPGTEKELKARYSGVKPEERAINCVECGKCESHCPQSIKIRQELKNVTALFA comes from the coding sequence TTGTTATACAGAACTTATGGAAAAACAAATGAAAAAGTTTCAGAACTTGGATTTGGGTGTATGAGACTGCCTATTATTAATGGAGATAGTACTAAAATAGATGAAGAAAAAGCTACTGAAATGATTCGTCATGCAATAGATAATGGAGTTAATTATATTGATACAGCTTTTCCATACCACGGTACAGGAATGGGAAATGGAGGAGAGAGTGAACCTTTCGTGGGAAGAGCTCTTAAAGATGGGTATAGAGAAAAAGTAAATTTAGCAACAAAGCTACCTAGCTGGTTAATAAAGACTAGAGAGGATATGGATAAATATTTAAATGCTCAATTAGAGCGCTTACAAACAGATAGAATAGATTTTTATTTAGTTCATGCTCTTAATGAAGGAGTATGGGAAAATCTTAAGAAACTAGGTATAGATGAATTCTTAGATTCTGCCATAAAAGATGGAAGAATAAGATATGCAGGATTTTCTTTCCATGATAAACTAGAAGTATTTAAAGGTATAGTTGATTATTATGATTGGTCATTCTGCCAAATACAATATAACTATCTAGATGAAAATTATCAAGCAGGTAAAGAAGGCTTGCAATATGCAGCTAGTAAGGGGTTAGGTGTAGCTATCATGGAGCCACTTAGAGGCGGAAAGATAGTTAAAAATCTACCAGAAGAAGCAATGAAAGCGTTCGATGAATATGAAGTTAAAAGATCACCAGCTGAATGGGCTCTAAGATGGGTATGGAATCACCCAGAAGTTTCAGTAGTATTAAGTGGAATGAATGATATGGATAATATCAATGAAAATATAAGAACAGCTAGTGATGCAGCTCCAAACTCTTTGTCAGAAAAAGAGTTAGAAATTATGGATAAAGTTAAAAATGTATATAAAGAAAGAGTGAAGGTTAATTGTACAGCATGTGAATATTGTATGCCATGTCCAAAAGGCGTAAATATACCAAAGAACTTCACTTATTATAATGAATATAGTTTATTTGTTACTCCAGGTACAGAAAAAGAACTAAAAGCTAGATATAGTGGAGTTAAACCTGAGGAAAGAGCAATAAATTGTGTAGAATGCGGTAAATGCGAAAGTCATTGTCCACAATCAATTAAAATTCGCCAAGAATTAAAGAATGTAACTGCATTATTTGCATAA
- a CDS encoding iron-containing alcohol dehydrogenase family protein, translating into MNSFYMPTKILSGENVIQENYKEFAKLGKKALIVTGRGSSKKNGSLKDVEEALKKASIEYIIFDEVEENPSLETIEKAGELGRKEKIDFIVGIGGGSPLDSSKVIGILVKNASISGEDVFIKSNLKSVDIVAVPTTSGTGSEVTQYAIVTIHKEKTKKNYGQSIFPVISFLDPRYTLEAPLKITVNTAVDAFSHLVEGYLNRNASILTDAIAEAGMRIWGECIESLISGDLDIKIREKLMFASTLGGILIAQTGTSLPHGMGYALTYNKGIPHGLANGVLYVEYLRVFKHREKVDKIPKILGIDSYEKFEKILRDLTKIEINLTNVEIEEYAKGIFENKGKLANHPEEITYEELLNIYKRSL; encoded by the coding sequence ATGAACAGTTTTTATATGCCAACAAAGATACTTTCAGGAGAAAATGTAATTCAAGAAAATTATAAGGAATTTGCTAAGCTAGGTAAAAAGGCTTTAATAGTTACAGGTAGGGGATCATCAAAGAAAAATGGTTCTTTAAAAGATGTTGAAGAAGCATTAAAGAAAGCTTCAATTGAATATATTATTTTTGATGAGGTGGAGGAAAACCCTTCCCTAGAAACTATTGAGAAAGCAGGAGAACTAGGGAGAAAAGAAAAAATTGATTTTATAGTAGGTATAGGTGGAGGGTCTCCGCTGGATTCTTCAAAGGTAATAGGAATATTAGTAAAAAACGCCTCAATAAGTGGGGAGGATGTATTTATAAAATCAAATCTTAAATCTGTGGATATAGTAGCAGTGCCAACAACTTCAGGTACTGGTAGTGAAGTTACACAGTATGCTATAGTAACTATTCATAAAGAAAAAACAAAAAAGAATTACGGACAGAGCATATTTCCTGTAATATCTTTCTTAGATCCAAGATATACTTTAGAGGCTCCATTAAAAATAACAGTAAATACCGCAGTAGATGCATTTTCACATCTAGTTGAGGGATATTTAAATAGAAATGCAAGTATTTTAACAGATGCTATTGCTGAAGCTGGCATGAGAATATGGGGAGAATGCATTGAGTCTTTAATATCAGGAGATTTAGATATTAAGATTAGAGAAAAACTAATGTTTGCTTCGACTTTAGGTGGAATACTAATTGCACAAACAGGAACATCTTTGCCTCATGGCATGGGATATGCACTTACCTACAATAAAGGTATACCTCATGGCCTTGCAAATGGTGTATTATACGTGGAATACTTAAGGGTATTTAAGCATAGAGAAAAGGTTGATAAAATTCCTAAAATATTAGGAATTGATAGCTATGAAAAATTTGAAAAAATATTAAGAGATCTTACAAAGATTGAAATAAATCTAACTAATGTAGAAATTGAGGAATATGCTAAAGGAATATTTGAAAATAAAGGGAAGCTCGCAAATCATCCGGAAGAAATTACTTATGAAGAATTACTAAATATATATAAAAGAAGTTTATAA
- the secG gene encoding preprotein translocase subunit SecG has translation MKTALIILETILGLAVIISVMLQPGKTDGLSGLIQGRSETFFAKNKGRTKEAMLAKLTAAAMALFAINTVILNLVK, from the coding sequence ATGAAAACAGCATTAATAATATTAGAGACAATATTAGGATTGGCAGTAATAATTTCTGTAATGCTTCAACCAGGTAAAACTGATGGATTAAGTGGATTAATTCAAGGAAGAAGTGAAACCTTTTTTGCTAAAAATAAAGGCAGAACAAAAGAAGCTATGTTAGCAAAATTAACAGCAGCAGCAATGGCTCTATTTGCGATAAATACAGTAATTTTAAATTTAGTTAAATAG